The genomic DNA tccccatgCCCTTCTTACCTGGGTGCTTCCCTGGGGTGGGGGCTACTTGTCCGTGCCTCAGGGCTGCCAGCCGggctggaggggcagggggcTTGCAGCTGCAGGGGGTTTGGGTGGGAACATCCTCCAGTGAGCGGCACCCTTGTGGGAGGGGGGCGAGCTGGGCTGGTGGGGGAGGGTCTAGGACCACCGTGCTGCTGTCGTGCtgctctggccctgctgtgaacgccccagcagctgtgggtaGCTTTCCTGGGAGGCTCTTGGTGGTGACACAGCGTgtccccctttccctcctcctcctcctgctgctgctcctctgcgCTGCCACAGCGACAGACCGAGAGCCCGGCCCTGTAAGTGCCTTCCTCTTCTCTTGCACCGTTCTGTGCTGGCACCGGCTGTGCTCAGGAcgcagggatgggctggggcaCTCCGCGCTCCTGGAGGCAGCCCTGCCTTGGTGCTGcctgtcccaggagctgggcagagcgTCCCCAgccactgtcactgtccctcaccccagagctccctggcgCTGTCGAACGGGGAGCGCGCGCGAGCCATCGCCGAGtacctgagcagcagcaagaagagGAAGGTGGAGGAGAAGGACTTTGTTACAGACTAtgtgagcccagggctggggggcttGGGGTGACCCCGTCCTCTCCTGTGGGGCGAGGaatggagctgcctgtgcctctggcacagctccaggcaggagtgAGGGCGGCCGCAGCCCCTCTGGCTCCAACCGTGCTCCACGTTTCAGGGCAGCGATGCAGACAAAAGTGAGGACAACTTGGTGGTGGATGAGGTCAGTgtgctgggacactgggaggggTCTGGGGTCAGCATGtcctgggacactgggagggcTGTGGGGTCAGTGTGTGCTGTCCATCCCTGAGGGTGGGACtaacaggctgctccaggcagaggAGGGCATCTcagtgggagctgtgctccCTGACCCtcgccagcagcagcagtgagctcAAGATCCAGGCTGGCAGTCTGGCCCTTTCTTGAACCACCAGCTCCCCATAACCTGGgacatccctgctctccagcctgctctgctccctgctgatttccctccctccccaggaccCCTCTTCCCCGCACAGCGTCCACTCCTACTCGTCCCGGGAGAACGGGGTGGAGAAGGTCGCgctgggcaggaaggaggcCATGCCCCTCAGCCCGACCTCCAtggcctcctccagcagcacgtCCCCGTCCCGGAGCAAGGATGCACCCACGGTACGTGTGACTCTCTTGGGGCCTGTGCTTGTGTCCTTGctgcctgggctcagctcaCAGGGTGGCCATGGGTTCCCTGCCTCCAAACCCATGGGCAAAGtgctggaggggcagggaggtCCCGCAGACCCTTCAgcactggctgggctgggctgtcaTTGAGGGGGAGCCAACAGGGACCCCCTGGCAGGGCCGTGGTGCAGTTGCCACCTCCCCATTCTGTTCCTGGCAGGTGGAGAAGGCAGGGACGCCCAGCCTGAAGTCCAGCACCCCCACCTCCCAGGGTGACaccctgccaggctccagcGGTGCCCAGCAGTTTCGCCCCGCCGCCGCCAAGGTCTCCGTGGACCCCCTGGGTGAGCTCGGCCCCGCTGGAGCCCGGGTGGGTCTCCAAGCTCTGTCTCCAGGGCCCCATCCCTTCACTGTGCCTCTCCCCCACCAGCCCTGGGCCTGAGGAATCCGCTGGGAGTGCAGAGCCCCTACTCAGCTGCCTTCGGCTTGGCCCACCCTGCGGTCAACGGGGACGTGGCCGGGAGTGGCGCCTACGCCAGCCTCCACCTCATGTCCCCGCAGCTCAACGGGGCCGCCGTGGGAGCTGGCGGCTACGGGCGCTCGCCCCTGGTGAGTGATCTCGTCCccgtggggctgtggggccagggAGAGGGAGCCACTCTGACCcactgtcccctgcaggtgggCTACGACCCGCACCCCCACATGCGCGTCCCAGGGCTGGTGACCGGCATGCAAGTGGGGACCTCGGGCAAGCCGTGAgtggggccggggccgcgctgggGGAGGGGATGTGGTGGCTTCTGGGGGTGAATTTGGGCTGTGTGGAAAAGCTGgggccagcagggatggggagcacaGCCTGAGGGAATGCTGGGCTCTGGTTGTTGTATGCCAACTGGCATCGCTGGGTGTGTTCTGCTCATGGCCCTGACTCCAAACCGTGCTGCCTGTGTTGGAGCTGcgtggcagcagcccctgtgcacGCAGGATTCTGCTCTCttctcactgctctgctcccttgCAGTGCCTACTCCTTCCACGTCAGCGCCGACGGGCAGATGCAGCCGGTGCCTTTCCCCCCCGACGCCCTCATGGGCTCGGGCATCCCCCGGCACGCGCGGCAGCTGCACACCCTGAGCCACGGCGAGGTGGTCTGTGCTGTCACCATCAGCAACTCCACGCGACACGTCTACACCGGGGGCAAGGGCTGCGTCAAGGTCTGGGACGTGGGGCAGCCGGGCACCAAGACGGCCGTGGCTCAGCTGGACTGCctggtgaggaggaggaggaggaggaggagcagaaatgcctttgggctggggctgggcaggagaatgtgcccctgctccagtggagggggcagaggggcctctcagctgcagtgggagaagGAGAAGTGTCTCCTGCAAGGCCCTGTGTGCTCATCGTGTCCTCCTTGCCTTGCCCTGTTGCCCGTCACCCCCGTGCAGAACCGTGACAACTACATCCGTTCCTGCAAGCTGCTCCCCGACGGCCGCAGCCTGATCGTGGGGGGGGAGGCCAGCACCCTGTCCATCTGGGACCTGGCAGCCCCCACGCCCCGCATCAAGGCCGAGCTCACCTCCTCTGCCCCCGCCTGCTACGCCCTGGCCATCAGCCCTGACGCCAAAgtctgcttctcctgctgcagcgACGGCAACATCGTGGTGTGGGACCTGCAGAACCAGACGCTGGTCAGGTGAGTTTGGGGCAGGGGGAAGCTTGGGCAGGACTGCTGGGGACTCCTCAGGCCAGGAACCCCTCAGTCCCCTGCAGCAtgtccctgcccctccctgtgcccaacCCTGGCCACGGGACAGTGCCTGTCCttgcagctcctcactgctgggtgctgcccTGCCCACACTCCAtgctgcaggtgctggctgccctgccagctgtgccctcgccctctccctccccctcttTCCCAGGCAGTTTCAAGGCCACACGGACGGTGCCAGCTGCATTGACATCTCCAACGATGGCACCAAGCTGTGGACAGGGGGGCTGGACAACACCGTGCGCTGCTGGGACCTGCGGGAGGggcggcagctgcagcagcacgaCTTCAGCTCCCAGGTAGGGCTGCAGCCCTCTGGCAGCACCCCGGGGCCAGCTGGGACCTGCTGGGCCACTGTGTGAGCCTGTGTGTCCTCTCAGATCTTCTCCCTGGGCTACTGCCCCATGGGAGAGTGGCTGGCCGTGGGCATGGAGAGCAGCAACGTGGAGATCCTGCACGTCACCAAACCCGACAAGTACCAGCTGCACCTCCACGAGAGCTGCGTCCTCTCTCTCAAATTCGCCTCCTGCGGTAGGCACTCCTCTCCTGGCCCCCCTTGCTCTGGAGCCTCATGGATGCCACCTCTAgttctgtccctgtgtcccagggctCGTTGCACTGGGGGCAAGGATTTGTTCTGGtagccagccctgtccctggtgGTGACGCTCAGAGAAGGGGGATCCATCCCTCttggagcagtgctggctgctggagccaaACTCCTCCTTGTGCTTCCTTGGCTCatggctggcagagccctggctgcctctctctgtgtgtttcacagcctggccaggatctgctgctggctctgctgtggtgaCATGGGGCTGCTTTGTCCCTCCACAGGGAAGTGGTTCGTGAGCACGGGGAAGGACAACCTGCTCAACGCCTGGAGGACGCCCTACGGAGCCAGCATCTTCCAGgtgagcagccagcagggctggggctgcctgggctgaggctgccaggagctgcccagctcTAACAAACCAGCCCCATAAActcatccctgcagcctcccccggagcaggggctgggaccctgctctgaggctgctgcttgTGCTTACCCCTGTTCTCTGCAGTCGAAGGAAACCTCCTCAGTCCTCAGCTGTGACATCTCCACGGACGACCAGTTCATCGTGACCGGCTCAGGGGACAAGAAAGCGACAGTTTACGAGATCATTTACTGAGCCCCAGAGGTGCCAACTGCGGGACAGGCAGCTGTCCACGGGGATGGACAGGTGGACTCtacctgccctgctgctgactTCCCAAAGAACGTGCAGCCGGTGGCTGTGGCATCCCAGCTGGAGGAGAGCGGAGAGGGGTGGAGGTGGCCCTGGGACCATGGCCAGGCATGGTGCAGGCCGCTGCTCGGGGTGGATTTCCTGGGGACTTTCtccttgttttgttctttgtgggTTTCTTTCTAAATCTAGACTGTGGGAGTTGGAGATGGGGGGGGAGGTCTGGCATTgttaggggttttgtttgggtgctttttttatttttgttttttaactttttgttgtggggtttttatttgtttaaggCTCTGGGCATGCCAGGGTGGATGGGCTCTGGCCTTACTTCCCTCTGTGCCTCCCAGGGtgtatttaataataaaaacaaaccaaaaaaaagcagctgtgcctTGTCTTGGGCAGTACCCTTGatgctctgtggggctgggatggaccCAGGTGGGAAGGGGTGGCACCACAGCAGGAACCTTGTCCCTTTTGGTCACAACTTGCTGctcctttcctgtgctgaggagggTCTGAGGGGCTCCTCAGTGGGCAGAGCTCACCCCTGGCCCTGGcggggagcaggagccaggagcagcagtgtgggCACGGCCTGGTGCTGGCTCTGCCGTGCCCCCGGTGGAGCAGCCTCGGGCTCCGTGGGtgtgggggagaggagaggccAGCCCTGGAGGAAGTGGTTTCTGAAGGAAATGAGATGGGAGCACTCAGCGCCTGCCTTATCGGTCTGGCCGCCTGCCAGCACTGCCGTGGGcaagcagggctgctcccaggagcccGGGGCTGGCAAGGGCTGCGgtgtggcagctgctctgggctgctgcccccagccacAGCTCACCACAGGCACCACAGagcgctgctggggctggggctgccatgGCAGGCCAGCAGCCACACCTCGGCCACGCTGGGAGCGtcctcccctgtgctgctggccaaaagcagccccccaggacacccttcagagcccagcccttggcacagctggcagcatgGCTGGCAAAGGCCCCTGCTCAGACCCGGCCCAGCCcttcttttgttcatttttattagTAAGGGATTGAAAACATAGTTAAATACACTTCTTTACTGATCATTTACAGCtgttgctgcagcagaaaatgggTGCTGTTAAGTCAGTAGCAGGAATTCAGGAGACACACACTCTCAGGCTGTgtccagctccctgtgcagccgGCCTGGAGGACAGACAGAACCCAGGatgtccagcccagcccttgcCCAGCCTCAGGGGCTGCCAGGCTACACCCAGCCCTCACTGCCAGCCTCGTGCAGGAACCAGGGCAGGAGGATGGGGCCAGGGCCTTGGTTTGGTGTctgaaagcagaggaggaggagggaaagtagagctgcaggagggcaggtcCAGCACTGGAAGCCTCTGTGAGCATGGTGGCATTGGGGAAGGTGTGTCCCCATTCCTGATGGTGACAGGAGTCAGTAAACCACCTCATACACTGTGGCCTTTTTGTCACCAGAGCCCGTAACGATGAATTTGTCGTTGACAGAGATGTCACAGCTCAGGACTGACGAGGACTCCTTCGACTGCgagggagagggcaggaggtgagagcagggctggtgcccGGAGCCACCATCATGGCCCTGCACAGATGCCTCAGCCCACCTGGAAGATGCTGGCTCCGTAGGGCGCCCGCCAGGCGTTGAGCAGGTTGTCCTTCCCCGTGCTCACGaaccacttccctgggacaGGAGACAAAGGGGGTGTCAACAGCTGGAACACCACGCAGGGGGGTGACCATGGGGGAATAAACCACAGGGATAAATCTGAGGCTAtccacagcccaggcaggaaaaAGGGCCCTTCCTACCGCAGGAGGCGAATTTGAGAGAGAGGACGCAGCTCTCGTGGAGGTGCAGCTGGTACTTGTCGGGTTTGGTGACGTGCAGGATCTCCACGTTGCTGCTCTCCATGCCCACGGCCAGCCACTCTCCCATGGGGCAGTAGCCCAGGGAGAAGATCTGAGGGGACACACAGGCTCACACAGTGGCCCAGCAGGTCCCAGCTGGCCCCGGGGTGCTGCCAGAGGGCTCCAGCCCTACCTGGGAGCTGAAGtcgtgctgctgcagctgccgccCCTCCCGCAGGTCCCAGCAGCGCACGGTGTTGTCCAGCCCCCCTGTCCACAGCTTGGTGCCATAGTTAGAGATGTCAATGCAGCTGGCACCGTCCGTGTGGCCTTGAAACTGCCTGGGAaagagggggagggagagggagagggcgagggcacagctggcagggcagcctgtgagccagcactgccccctgtgcctgccccgcagcccctgccccagcctcacCTCACCATCGTCTGGTTCTGCAGGTCCCACACCACGATGTTGCCGTcgctgcagcaggagaagcagacTTTGGCGTCAGGGCTGATGGCCAGGGCGTAGCAGGCGGGGGCAGAGGAGGTGAGCTCGGCCTTGATGCGGGGCGTGGGGGCTGCCAGGTCCCAGATGGACAGGGTGCTGGCCTCCCCCCCCACGATCAGGCTGCGGCCGTCGGGGAGCAGCTTGCAGGAACGGATGTAGTTGTCACGGTTCTGCACGGGGGTGACGGGCAACAGGGCAAGGCAAGGAGGACACGATGAGCACACAGGGCCTTGCAGGAGACACTTCTCcttctcccactgcagctgagagacccctctgccccctccactggagcaggggcacattctcctgcccagccccagcccaaaggcatttctgctcctcctcctcctcctcctcctcctcaccagGCAGTCCAGCTGAGCCACGGCCGTCTTGGTGCCCGGCTGCCCCACGTCCCAGACCTTGACGCAGCCCTTGCCCCCGGTGTAGACGTGTCGCGTGGAGTTGCTGATGGTGACAGCACAGACCACCTCGCCGTGGCTCAGGGTGTGCAGCTGCCGCGCGTGCCGGGGGATGCCCGAGCCCATGAGGGCGTCGGGGGGGAAAGGCACCGGCTGCATCTGCCCGTCGGCGCTGACGTGGAAGGAGTAGGCACTGcaagggagcagagcagtgagaaGAGAGCAGAATCCTGCgtgcacaggggctgctgccacgCAGCTCCAACACGGTTTGGAGTCAGAGGTCATGGAAGGAGAAGGCACTAGAAGGGAGCAGAAGAGAGGCCTGAACAACCCTTGTGTGATGGCCAAGGGCAGGAGGTGATCTCTCCTTTAGCTCCGCTCAAGCCAAGGTGGAAGGTGCCCAAGCCAAGGGGGAAGGTGCCCATTATGCCTTGACTAATGAGGGGTTTAATtacccagctgcagctgccaggaatGAAATGGCAGCGCTGGATTCCGGATTGGAGAGCAGCtccccctcagcccagcccagccctgccctgccctgggggagcCCTTGGGAGGGAGATGCTCCCAGCACCCACCTCAGCCCCTTGCTCccaccctccctgcagccccagcacgtGCAGCCACTTACGGcttccctccagggatggtggggAGTGAAGAGGAGAGGGTGGAAGCCCTCAGGTGAGGGTGAGACTCAAACGCCACCTGCACAAAGCAAAGGGCACatgaggagcagggcagaggacACCAAAGTGGGGCTCTGGCCTTTCCCTGCACACCCTGGAACCTCCGTGCAAGCTCCCTGCTCGCTGTGTCTTCACATGGAGCGACAAAAGCCAAAATGGGTTCCCACAGACACCAGTGGAAGAAGCAGAGGCTTCTCTGAGTGCACTGAAGCTTCCACCAGCCCTACCACCTCTGCCAGGTAGCCCTTCCTATGGCTGCAACCCCAGCTGAAGCCCcggatgctgcccaggggccgggcagcagagccagctcacCCAGCCTCCCCCTCCTCGGTGACTTACCACGGGGGAGCGGCCGTAGAGCAGcgtgctgctggcctggggcacCGAGAGCTGGATGCCCATGTAGAGGCCGGGGGCCGGGAGCTCCCCGCTGAGGGCGGCGTGGGGCACCGTGCCCAGGGAGGACgtgaaggggctggaggagctcagggGGCTGCGGAGAGCTGCGCGAGGAGAGAGCCGCGTCTTGGCCCTGGCGTCACCCGGGGGAGAGGGGCACCTGGTGACTGCACAGCCACCCCCTCCGGCCCTCACAGCCAAGCCCTGAAGCACCCAGCTTCGTGCAGCCCCACCAAAATGACaactcagcagagaaaaagagattaaaCCCCTGCTCTACCCCGACCACCACCCTCGGCAGGTCCGAGCCCACCACCTGTGTGGCAATGGCAGAGGGGCTCCTGtttgtcactgtttttttctggaaaaatccctttgccaggatttcttctcctgggaagctgagaagcttcagagaaaaatgaaaacaatattatctcatttgcttctcctgtgttttgctgctttggaatgtggtttgggcattgtttaccaacaggtgcatgtttgattggtttcatgtcaattgttttaacttaaagACCAATCACAGTCAGGCTGTGTTGAGGCTCTGGAAGGGGTCACGAGTTTTCATGATCATTCTTcgtagccttctgtctgtatcctttctctattctttagtatagctTTAGTATAGCAtcctttaatataatataatatcataaaataataaattagccttctaagaacatggagtcagattctccCTCCATCTGGGGAACTCAGAAAATACCACACCTGTTGGCCACGGTTCATAGCTCTGATCCTGCAGAGCAaaacagccctgccagctgtgctggtggcaggcaggctcctgcctccctccatcccatcccatcccatcccatcccatcccatcccatcccatcccatcccatcccatcccatcccagcagagcagagcagccccatgCTGTCCTGGACACTCACTGGCGCTGTCGGTGCTGGGCGCCTTGCCCGGGGGCGGCCGGAGAGCGACGGCCGAGCTGGGCCCGGGGCCTGGTGTGAGGGAGTCACGGggaggtgaggaagaggagggctTGGAGGTGGGAGCGCTGGCCACGGAGTCAGTCtgtgcagcagaggaaagaagagcACCTTCAGCTGTGGGACCAGAACCTCCACCTTGCAGGGTGGAAGGAGCTCCTGGATGGAGCTGTACAAGGATTGGCCATCCAGGGCCTGatcctctctcttctcctttgccCCCTGCATGTCCCCACTCTCCCCACAGCTGCAAATGCCCCATGCAAGCTTTGGGTCACCCCGAACTGCCCCAACCCTGCTGTGTCCACCAGCATGGACGCATCTGCTGCTCCCTCAAGCAAAACTCCTCCTGCATGGAGGGGGTacccccatccccagcctggcatGAACTGGCCTCTCCAATCCCCACAGCTATTTCATTCCTTGCTTTATTTCCCTGCCTCTcctatttcttctgcttttttttctgtctggggATTTTGTCGACaccagcaaaggaaaaaaaaaaaaattaataacagaGAAAAGCTAcgtgctgtgctggcagattGCTCAGGGCGCTTTGTCTGCTCTAATCCGattgtgctggggagctgctgctcgctgctgcccacagcccccagctggcTCCTGACCCCAGATGGAGGGACCTATCACTTGGTCCCTGCGGTGGCTGGGAGGCCAAGGAGTGGCAGAAACAtccctcccccttcccacaCGCTGATGTTTCAATCTGAGCACTGGACTGGTGCTTggcaaggaggaagaaaaaaaaaaacacagaagcaaaaaaaaaaaaaaaaaaaaaaaaaaaaaaaaaaaaaaaaaaaaaaaaaggagaagaaggaaaaatcaattgctgtgagcagctctggggaatCCTGCAGGCAGGCGGGTGGAGAAcactgcagagcctgtgctgtgcccagcagcactcACCCTGCCCCGAGGGCACGGATCTCTGCCACCGGGGTGGGGGTGCCAGCGGGCACAAACCCGGCCATTCCTGTCCGGCCGTCCATGGCCATTTCAGACTGAGAAATTCCCGGCCATGCTGCCGGCCCCACAGCCCACCCCCGGCCCAGGGGCTCCTCACCGGGCTCTGCTCCTTGCACCGGCCGGGCGCGGTGCCGCCGCCGGAGCCGAGGGACGCGGGGCTCCCGGGCAGCTCCCGGCGGGATGGGCGGCTGGGCGagcggccggggctgccgggctCCGAGGGCGGGTCCTGGGGGGAGAACAGCTCTGTGGGAAGCAGGAACCCCTCTGTGTAGGAGGGCAGGCTCCCTGGGGAGCCACCACCACCAGTCCCCTGAATGAGGAGCATCCGCATCTGCTCCCCTGGATGAGAAACGGCCTCGGCTTTTCTCTTGGGACAAAATGAGAAGTGACAGCAGGTTCAGAGGACATGGATGTCTtcacagggagggatggggatcAGCACACATGAGGAGCTGAGACAGGGCTGCCATTTCAGAGGCAAGGCCACCCCTCAGCTCTTGCACTCCCATTCAACCAGGTCTGACTTTTTATCAGCACAATAAGCAGCTTTCATAAGCGtcatttgctgcagaaattcctcctgatcCTCCTTTCAGGGCTTGTATTTTCTTAGGAAGTGGCACGAAAAGACTTCATGTCTTTCTCTCCCCTCTGTCTTCTGAGAAAGGAATAAGCACGTCCCCAAAAACACCTTCTCTACCAAGAACAGCGGTGGCTGGGATCAAGATCTGTCAGGTGTGCCTCAGTTAGGAAAGGCTGTACCAGAAGCATGTGGCAGTTCCATTGCAAAAGACTGGAATTCAGTGAATGCCCTGCACTGTGGTGAGTTAAAGTCGAGGCTGTTTgagagccaggcagggcaggaagggtcAGGGTGTGCCATGAGGCTCCTGCCACCTCCAcccacaggagctgccagcagcaagcCCAGCTCCATGGAGCTCTCATCCCAGCTTATCAGCCTCCCCATatgggatgctgcagcagaggggctggaaggggaTTGTGAAGCAGAGCCAAGCCTGTGGCTGGCAAAGCTGAGCCCTGGCTGGCACGGCCTCCCCAGAGCAGTGGGAGTGGAATCCGTCTTGGCTGGCACAACGCacgggagcagggctggcacgtGTCCTGGCTAGccactgctgcccagcagcaacGAGCTGCAGCCTAAAGACCCCCAAAGCTGGGGAACCAGAGTCCTAAACCCAACGACTGCAGCTTGAGCAGGACACCTTGCCAGGCTCCAAGGGCTTACCTCATCCACCACCAGGTTGTAGTCACTCTTGTCCCCATCGCTGTCCTGCGAGGAGGGAGAAATCCAGAAGGGCTCAGTCAGGACAGAGAGATGCTGGACCAGGCTCTGTGTTCTGCCCCAGGACCCCAGAGTGACCCATTTTCTCCTGTACATCACTCCCTGGACCCATTTTCTCCTGTACATCACTCCCTGGACCAAcaccagccctgtcctgctggcagcGACCCAGCCTCGGGCTGAGGGGCCTCCCTGGGGCTCCTCGTTTGCTTTGTTCTTGCTCCCAggacagcagccctgtgcagcagggtgggcacagggctgcccagccacctccccagcccagcccagtcctgccagccccagccctcggGGCACTCACAGAAtgcccaggcagctccttctcctcccgCTTCCTCTTCAGCCCCGTGCGCTCCTCGTCCTGCAGGCTCTCGGCAGGGGAAGAAGAAACGCTctgaggcagagggagaggaaggtgTGAGAACCACTGTGAGGGCAGGCAGCCACCCCTCAGCTGTCAGTGGGGCCAGGCCCTGCTCCATGACCACCTCCATCCTGCCAAAGCAtccccctggctgctgggaaggacCCCAAAGCCCAGAGCCAAGCGAGGGAGATCCACCCCCGCAGAGACAACGAGCCAGGGTGGAGCACAAAATCCCCACCCGGAGCCGTGTTTGCTTCACCTCAACCCTGCCACGAGGTTTTGGAAGCAGAATGGGGCCAAGCAGGAAGAACAGCCCtcccccaggtgctgctggcagctgcaggggtgTCACACATGCCCTGGCATCCCCACACTGGTGGCAATGCAGGCAGGAGGTGACAGAGATGCCCCACGGCAGGGCTCCCCGCAGCtgactgctcccagcacaggcagatcAGACACTGAGCCAGGGGCAGAAAGggccatccctgtccccaggccatCTCTGGGCAGCGCTGGCATCACAGACACCTCCTCTCCTACAGATCAATGCCTCCAATTCCCCCGCAGAGATCATTAacccttccttcccctgcctgtACCCTGGATTCTGCAGAGCTACTGTGGAGCCTGGGAAGGGAGTCACAGCCCTGGGACTGGGGGGGATCCTAAAAGGGAGGGGGCAGCCAAGGACTGCAGAGGGGCTGAGAGCTCAGAGACCTGTTCAGAATGATTCCTAAACTGGAAACTCCTTGAAAAGGACAGAGCTGGTTATTTTGGGAGCAGCCCTTGATCTTTAGCTCCTTACATCAGCAAAGACTGAATTGAGGTGGCCCAGAACCTTCAGTTACAAAACCCTGATGCAAACACAGCCCACCCAGGCCAGCAAAGCTCATCCAGCagccccatcccttcccaggaGCCAGTGGCCAGCTTGGAGCACACTGGAGATGCCATCAGGACCAGCTGAGGCCACTGGCCTGTCACAGCTTACCCGGcttgggctgtgctctgggtccaggcagcagcagggagagcgTCCCAGGTCCACgtcagagcagaggggaggaCAGGGAGAGGTTGTTAATGCCAAGCCTGTGCCCCACATAcccaggcaggaaggagagaggggcacagcagggcaaaCCAGGAAACAGCAGGACACGggttcagaaaacaaacaaacaaaaatcacacCTGATTTCCCACTTTGCCCACCTGAAGTGTGGATTCTGTGCTGTCTAATGGGAGGCCAGCACTTTGTGCTCCTCAGGGAAGCAGGGGAATCTCTACCCACCCACCTCCTTCCAAGAGCTTATCCCAGCTCTGGAATCCCTTCCCTAGACATGAAAACAGCTCCAAAGGCCCCAGGAGGGGAGAGCTGGCCAGCTGACATCCCTGAATCACA from Motacilla alba alba isolate MOTALB_02 chromosome 28, Motacilla_alba_V1.0_pri, whole genome shotgun sequence includes the following:
- the TLE2 gene encoding transducin-like enhancer protein 2 isoform X8, coding for MFPQGRHPVSAAGAAGPGRAGPRGRAAASSRAVSPLQPGQPFKFSVLEICDRIKEEFQFLQAQYHSLKLECEKLVSEKTEMQRHYVMYYEMSYGLNIEMHKQAEIVKRLSAICAQIIPFLTQEHQQQVLQAVERAKQVTMGELNSIVGQQQLQQLSQHASPLPLAPHPSSMQPPSLSGASGTAGLLALSGALMAQAQLATKEDRVAQEGENREHSPSRSVSSSPAESLQDEERTGLKRKREEKELPGHSDSDGDKSDYNLVVDETDSVASAPTSKPSSSSPPRDSLTPGPGPSSAVALRPPPGKAPSTDSATLRSPLSSSSPFTSSLGTVPHAALSGELPAPGLYMGIQLSVPQASSTLLYGRSPVVAFESHPHLRASTLSSSLPTIPGGKPAYSFHVSADGQMQPVPFPPDALMGSGIPRHARQLHTLSHGEVVCAVTISNSTRHVYTGGKGCVKVWDVGQPGTKTAVAQLDCLNRDNYIRSCKLLPDGRSLIVGGEASTLSIWDLAAPTPRIKAELTSSAPACYALAISPDAKVCFSCCSDGNIVVWDLQNQTMVSCALALSLSLPLFPRQFQGHTDGASCIDISNYGTKLWTGGLDNTVRCWDLREGRQLQQHDFSSQIFSLGYCPMGEWLAVGMESSNVEILHVTKPDKYQLHLHESCVLSLKFASCGKWFVSTGKDNLLNAWRAPYGASIFQSKESSSVLSCDISVNDKFIVTGSGDKKATVYEVVY
- the TLE2 gene encoding transducin-like enhancer protein 2 isoform X12 — its product is MFPQGRHPVSAAGAAGPGRAGPRGRAAASSRAVSPLQPGQPFKFSVLEICDRIKEEFQFLQAQYHSLKLECEKLVSEKTEMQRHYVMYYEMSYGLNIEMHKQHQQQVLQAVERAKQVTMGELNSIVGQQQLQQLSQHASPLPLAPHPSSMQPPSLSGASGTAGLLALSGALMAQAQLATKEDRVAQEGENREHSPSRSVSSSPAESLQDEERTGLKRKREEKELPGHSDSDGDKSDYNLVVDEDPPSEPGSPGRSPSRPSRRELPGSPASLGSGGGTAPGRCKEQSPTDSVASAPTSKPSSSSPPRDSLTPGPGPSSAVALRPPPGKAPSTDSATLRSPLSSSSPFTSSLGTVPHAALSGELPAPGLYMGIQLSVPQASSTLLYGRSPVVAFESHPHLRASTLSSSLPTIPGGKPAYSFHVSADGQMQPVPFPPDALMGSGIPRHARQLHTLSHGEVVCAVTISNSTRHVYTGGKGCVKVWDVGQPGTKTAVAQLDCLNRDNYIRSCKLLPDGRSLIVGGEASTLSIWDLAAPTPRIKAELTSSAPACYALAISPDAKVCFSCCSDGNIVVWDLQNQTMVRQFQGHTDGASCIDISNYGTKLWTGGLDNTVRCWDLREGRQLQQHDFSSQIFSLGYCPMGEWLAVGMESSNVEILHVTKPDKYQLHLHESCVLSLKFASCGKWFVSTGKDNLLNAWRAPYGASIFQSKESSSVLSCDISVNDKFIVTGSGDKKATVYEVVY
- the TLE2 gene encoding transducin-like enhancer protein 2 isoform X2; this translates as MFPQGRHPVSAAGAAGPGRAGPRGRAAASSRAVSPLQPGQPFKFSVLEICDRIKEEFQFLQAQYHSLKLECEKLVSEKTEMQRHYVMYYEMSYGLNIEMHKQAEIVKRLSAICAQIIPFLTQEHQQQVLQAVERAKQVTMGELNSIVGQQLQQLSQHASPLPLAPHPSSMQPPSLSGASGTAGLLALSGALMAQAQLATKEDRVAQEGENREHSPSRSVSSSPAESLQDEERTGLKRKREEKELPGHSDSDGDKSDYNLVVDEDPPSEPGSPGRSPSRPSRRELPGSPASLGSGGGTAPGRCKEQSPTDSVASAPTSKPSSSSPPRDSLTPGPGPSSAVALRPPPGKAPSTDSATLRSPLSSSSPFTSSLGTVPHAALSGELPAPGLYMGIQLSVPQASSTLLYGRSPVVAFESHPHLRASTLSSSLPTIPGGKPAYSFHVSADGQMQPVPFPPDALMGSGIPRHARQLHTLSHGEVVCAVTISNSTRHVYTGGKGCVKVWDVGQPGTKTAVAQLDCLNRDNYIRSCKLLPDGRSLIVGGEASTLSIWDLAAPTPRIKAELTSSAPACYALAISPDAKVCFSCCSDGNIVVWDLQNQTMVSCALALSLSLPLFPRQFQGHTDGASCIDISNYGTKLWTGGLDNTVRCWDLREGRQLQQHDFSSQIFSLGYCPMGEWLAVGMESSNVEILHVTKPDKYQLHLHESCVLSLKFASCGKWFVSTGKDNLLNAWRAPYGASIFQSKESSSVLSCDISVNDKFIVTGSGDKKATVYEVVY